The Streptomonospora litoralis genome window below encodes:
- a CDS encoding Jag family protein, with protein MAEAPAAESQTEESTVDVAALEREGDIAADYIEGLLDIADYDGDIDMDVEGDRALVSVVGATLDELIGDNGEVLEALQELTRLAVHRTTGNRSRLMLDIGGYRDSRRQALSRLGADAVEDVKKSGEVKPLSPMTPFERKVVHDAVAAAGLRSESEGEEPNRYVVVYPAE; from the coding sequence GTGGCGGAGGCGCCGGCGGCCGAAAGCCAGACCGAGGAGAGCACGGTCGACGTCGCGGCCCTGGAGCGCGAGGGCGACATCGCCGCCGACTACATCGAGGGTCTGCTGGACATCGCCGACTACGACGGCGACATCGACATGGACGTCGAGGGCGACCGTGCGCTGGTATCCGTCGTGGGCGCCACGCTCGACGAGCTCATCGGCGACAACGGCGAGGTGCTGGAGGCCCTTCAGGAGCTGACCCGGCTCGCGGTCCACCGCACGACCGGCAATCGCAGTCGGCTGATGCTCGACATCGGCGGCTACCGCGACTCCCGGCGGCAGGCGCTTTCGCGGCTGGGAGCAGACGCGGTCGAGGACGTCAAGAAGTCCGGTGAGGTCAAGCCGCTCTCGCCGATGACCCCCTTCGAGCGCAAGGTGGTGCACGACGCCGTTGCCGCTGCGGGTCTGCGCAGCGAGTCCGAAGGCGAGGAGCCCAACCGCTACGTGGTGGTCTACCCGGCCGAATGA
- a CDS encoding ParA family protein — translation MSVRGQGDTSWPRPGKCRVISVANQKGGVGKTTSTVNLAASLAMHGNRVLVVDLDPQGNASTALGMERDADSRSIYHCLVEDEEIRDLAHAVPDIDNLWCVPATIDLAGAEIELVSLVARESRLKRAFSAYDSSELDYILIDCPPSLGLLTVNAMVACEEVLIPIQCEYYALEGLGQLLRNVELVKSHLNPAMEISTILLTMYDGRTRLASQVADEVRGHFGDLVLKTLVPRSVRVSEAPSYGQSVMTYDPGSTGAVSYMEAAREIAHRAKMGAGNRS, via the coding sequence ATGTCGGTCCGGGGGCAGGGTGACACTTCGTGGCCGCGTCCCGGCAAGTGTCGCGTGATCAGTGTGGCGAACCAGAAGGGCGGAGTCGGCAAGACGACGAGCACCGTCAACCTCGCGGCGTCTCTGGCCATGCACGGCAACCGCGTTCTCGTCGTCGACCTCGACCCGCAGGGGAACGCCTCGACGGCGTTGGGGATGGAGCGCGACGCCGACTCGCGTTCCATCTACCACTGCCTCGTCGAGGACGAGGAGATCCGCGATCTGGCCCATGCGGTCCCCGATATCGACAACCTCTGGTGCGTCCCCGCCACCATCGACCTCGCCGGCGCCGAGATCGAATTGGTCTCGCTCGTCGCGCGCGAGTCGCGGCTTAAGCGGGCGTTCTCCGCGTACGACAGCAGCGAACTGGACTACATCTTGATCGACTGCCCGCCCTCCCTCGGGCTGTTGACGGTCAACGCGATGGTGGCGTGCGAGGAGGTGCTCATCCCCATCCAGTGCGAGTACTACGCACTGGAAGGTCTCGGGCAGCTGCTTCGCAACGTGGAGCTGGTGAAGTCGCACCTGAATCCCGCGATGGAGATCTCCACGATCCTGCTCACCATGTACGACGGGCGGACGAGGCTGGCATCCCAGGTTGCGGATGAAGTACGCGGACACTTCGGCGATCTGGTACTCAAGACATTGGTGCCCCGGAGCGTCCGTGTATCGGAAGCGCCGAGCTACGGGCAGTCCGTGATGACCTACGATCCGGGCTCCACCGGTGCGGTCTCCTATATGGAGGCGGCGCGCGAGATCGCTCACCGGGCGAAGATGGGCGCCGGAAACCGATCATGA
- a CDS encoding peptidoglycan recognition protein family protein: protein MSTATRGTLAAGDRGRAAGAVGFDYVRRAGWAADERLRFDPAGTERWPRDHHPVQTVTVHHTALAVAPDPAESMRSVYRLHAVENGWGDIGYHLVIDPAGTVYEGRFAGGEPSAFGITPGPEGARCVTAGHVGGHNAGNIGVCLLGDFTESGPSDPARKRLVEVLRTLCSLAGVDPRETVAYANPVTGATARVRGVAMHRDWPGDTSCPGEAFAAGFEPLRDSL, encoded by the coding sequence ATGAGCACTGCGACACGGGGGACGCTGGCCGCGGGTGACCGCGGCCGCGCGGCAGGCGCGGTGGGCTTCGACTATGTGCGCCGGGCCGGGTGGGCCGCGGATGAGCGGTTGCGCTTCGACCCGGCGGGAACGGAGCGGTGGCCGCGGGACCACCATCCGGTGCAGACGGTCACGGTGCACCACACGGCATTGGCGGTCGCCCCCGACCCGGCGGAGAGCATGCGCTCCGTCTACCGCCTGCACGCCGTGGAGAACGGCTGGGGCGACATCGGCTACCACTTGGTCATCGATCCGGCGGGCACCGTCTACGAGGGGCGCTTCGCCGGGGGAGAGCCGTCGGCCTTCGGCATCACCCCCGGCCCCGAGGGCGCCCGGTGCGTAACGGCCGGGCACGTCGGCGGACACAACGCCGGCAATATCGGTGTCTGCCTGCTCGGCGACTTCACCGAGTCCGGCCCGAGCGATCCGGCACGCAAGCGGCTGGTCGAGGTGCTGAGGACGCTCTGCTCGCTGGCGGGCGTCGATCCGCGGGAAACCGTCGCCTACGCCAACCCGGTCACCGGTGCCACCGCCCGGGTGCGCGGGGTGGCGATGCACCGCGACTGGCCCGGGGACACCTCCTGTCCGGGCGAGGCCTTCGCCGCCGGTTTCGAGCCTCTGCGCGATTCGCTCTGA
- the rsmG gene encoding 16S rRNA (guanine(527)-N(7))-methyltransferase RsmG yields MASGAEGKVAPPEQAQHVFGDALPLVGRYADLLADAGVERGLIGPREVPRLWERHLMNCAVIEELVPEGAQVVDIGSGAGLPGVVLGILRPDLSVTLLEPLLRRTVFLRECIEDLGLPNVEVRRGRAEEVHAHLRADIVTARAVAPLPRLAAWALPLLRKGGSLLALKGEQAESELAEARGDLSAQRPCVADVIRVGRGKVEPATTVVRVTVTSESDHSGASKPRRPSGGSRKKRGRKR; encoded by the coding sequence ATGGCCTCGGGTGCTGAGGGGAAGGTGGCACCGCCCGAACAGGCCCAGCATGTCTTCGGAGACGCGCTACCGCTCGTGGGGCGGTACGCGGATCTGCTCGCCGACGCCGGAGTGGAGCGCGGCCTCATCGGTCCACGCGAGGTGCCCCGGCTGTGGGAGCGGCATCTGATGAACTGCGCCGTGATCGAGGAACTCGTGCCCGAGGGGGCGCAGGTCGTCGATATCGGCTCTGGCGCCGGACTTCCCGGCGTGGTTCTGGGTATTCTGCGTCCGGATCTATCGGTCACTCTGCTGGAGCCGCTGCTGCGTCGGACGGTCTTCCTGCGGGAGTGCATCGAGGATCTCGGTCTGCCCAACGTCGAAGTGCGCCGCGGTCGTGCCGAGGAAGTCCACGCGCACCTGCGAGCCGACATCGTCACCGCCCGCGCGGTCGCCCCGCTACCGCGGTTGGCCGCGTGGGCGCTGCCCCTGCTGCGCAAGGGCGGCAGTCTCCTGGCGCTGAAGGGCGAGCAGGCGGAGAGTGAACTCGCGGAGGCGCGCGGGGATTTGTCGGCACAACGCCCCTGCGTTGCTGATGTGATTCGGGTCGGGCGCGGTAAAGTCGAACCCGCTACCACGGTTGTTCGCGTGACGGTCACATCTGAGAGCGATCATTCCGGCGCGTCCAAGCCGCGACGCCCTTCAGGTGGATCCAGGAAGAAGCGCGGACGGAAGAGGTGA
- a CDS encoding ParB/RepB/Spo0J family partition protein, giving the protein MSQQRRGLGKGLGALIPQAPESASLDAPPDVGAEQPAEAQAIGGAYLEEIEVGAVTPNPRQPRQHFDEEALEELRASIAEVGLLQPIVVRKLEGGRYELIMGERRWRASKEVGLETIPAIVRETTDDELLRDALLENLHRQQLNPLEEAAAYQQLLDDFGATHDELAKRIGRSRPHITNTLRLLNLSPSVQRRVAAGVLSAGHARALLSVEESETQDRLARRIVEEGLSVRALEEIITLGETDEKRSSPRRAPARSAPNPEMEEWSRRLSDAFDTRVKINQGRNKGKIVVEFATREDLERIIAAMAPNSATEE; this is encoded by the coding sequence GTGAGCCAGCAGCGGCGCGGTCTGGGCAAGGGCCTTGGCGCGTTGATACCCCAAGCGCCCGAGTCAGCGAGCCTGGACGCTCCGCCCGACGTGGGCGCGGAGCAGCCGGCCGAGGCTCAGGCCATCGGGGGCGCCTACCTTGAGGAGATCGAGGTCGGTGCGGTCACCCCCAACCCGAGGCAGCCCCGCCAGCACTTCGACGAAGAGGCCCTGGAGGAGCTGCGCGCATCCATCGCCGAGGTCGGGCTCCTGCAGCCCATCGTCGTCCGCAAACTCGAAGGCGGGCGCTACGAGCTCATCATGGGCGAGCGCCGGTGGCGGGCCAGCAAGGAAGTCGGCCTGGAGACCATTCCGGCCATCGTCCGCGAGACGACCGACGACGAACTGCTCCGCGACGCGCTACTGGAGAACCTGCACCGGCAGCAGCTCAACCCGCTGGAGGAGGCCGCCGCCTACCAGCAGCTGCTGGACGACTTCGGCGCCACCCACGACGAACTCGCCAAGCGGATCGGCCGCTCACGCCCGCACATCACGAATACGCTGCGCCTGCTCAACCTGTCTCCGTCGGTGCAGCGCCGCGTTGCTGCCGGGGTGCTGAGCGCCGGGCACGCCCGCGCGCTGCTGTCCGTCGAGGAGTCGGAGACTCAGGACCGCCTCGCGCGCCGGATCGTGGAGGAAGGGCTGTCCGTCCGGGCGCTGGAAGAGATCATCACCCTCGGCGAGACCGACGAGAAACGGTCGTCACCGCGTCGCGCACCGGCGCGCAGCGCTCCCAACCCGGAGATGGAGGAGTGGTCGCGACGCCTCTCCGACGCCTTCGACACCCGGGTGAAGATCAACCAGGGGCGCAACAAGGGAAAGATCGTGGTCGAGTTCGCCACGCGTGAGGATCTGGAGCGCATCATCGCCGCGATGGCACCGAACTCGGCCACCGAAGAGTAG